In Beijerinckia indica subsp. indica ATCC 9039, the genomic window CTTTGTCGCAGGGGATTACTCGATCGCCGATATGGCTTCCTATCCCTGGATCGTGCTTCATGAACGCCAGCAGCAAAATCTCGACGATTTCCCGCATCTGAAACGCTGGTTCGAAACCATCGCCATGCGGCCCGCAGTGGAGCGCGCTTATGAACGCGCTCGCGAGCTCAATGAGCAACCTGTCGTCACCCTGGAATCGGCGGCGATCCTCTTCGGTCAAACCGCCGGGGCTGTGCAATGAAAGCAGCGCTGACACTGTATGATCTTGCGGGCGCCGAGCCGGACCGCCGTTTCAGCCCCTATTGCTGGCGCACACGATTGGCGATCGCCCATAAAGGCTTGACGGTTGAAACCATCCCCTGGCGCTTCACCGAGAAGGAGGCTCTCGCCTTTTCCGGTCAGGGTAAAGTGCCCGTCCTGGTCGATGGCGCGCGCACGATCGCGGACAGTTGGGCTATCGCCGAATATCTTGAAGACACCTATCCTGATCGTCCCTCGCTCTTTGGCGATGGACAGGGCCGAGCCCTGGCGCGATTCATAAATCATTGGACGGATAGTGTGCTTCATCCGGCCATAGCACGGCTTATCCTCGCCGATATCCACGCTCATCTGCATGAAAAGGATCAAGACTATTTCCGAATGACACGCGAGCGGTTCTTCGGCGCAACCCTGGAAACTGTCTGTCAAGATCGTGAGGAGCGCGTACTGTCCTTTCGCCAAGGCCTTGCGCCCTTGCGGGCAACGCTTGCGGCCCAGCCCTTTCTTTCAGGTGATCGCCCCGCCTATGCCGACTATATCGTTTTCGGCGCGTTTCAATGGGCGCGTGCGACGAGCCCCTTCGCCCTGCTGGCATCGGACGATCCCATCGCGGCATGGCGCGGGCATATGCTCGATGCTTTCGATCAGCTCGCCCGTCAAACACCTGGCTATGATCATAATATCAATGGTCGTTGATGAATTAACATTTCTTCAGGTCGCGCGGCCTGCCACTTTACAGAGGCGAGACAAGATCACAATGGCTCCCTCGAACCGATTGTCCATGGCAGCGTTGAACAGGAAACGGCTTTGAAGCAAGCTGTATCTTGAGGGTGAGTGCACATGACCCGGACAGAGAGCGAGAATACGCCCTATGAGCGCGAGCTTTATCATATGGAAAAGCGAGACAACGCGAATACACGGCGTTGGATCAGTTCAGCTGTCGATATTCTCGATACCGCGAAACTCGTAAAATTGTGGTTTGACGATCACGCGCCCAATGCGACGGCCGCGGATATTGTCGCCATGACAAAGCTCATCATCAATCACCATTATGAAAGACCGAGCGATGTGGAAATAGCCACGGCTACGGAAGAATTAGATTCCGAATATTAGCGGATGTGTGATCACGACAGGCACTATTGGTAATAGATCATTCACGGACAAAGCCTCACCACCTCTCCGAAGGGATAGGCTTCGTGGTCAGCGACACTCCCCCAGAGAACGGGGTAATCCGGCGCCTCGTCGGGAAACAGGCCCTCTCCATCAGTCAGATAGATCAAGGCATCCGGCACAAGATCTTGTTCCGCAATATAGTCGAAGACCGGAACGAAACTTGTGCCGCCGCCACCGGGCGCGCCAAGACTGCGAATGGCCAATAATTGTTCGGCGGCTTCCAGTTCATCCATGCGCTGGATGACAGCATCGCACCAGATCACCAGCAGGCGGCGGGGCGCGAGAGCATCCAGAATGCCGCTGATCTCCGTCAGAAAGAGCCGCAAACTTGCTTCTGTGACGGAGCCAGACGAATCGACTCCAATGATGATCAGATTGGCGCCCTCGCCAATCCGCGCTGGCGCGCCAATCCCGCGAACGATCATATGCCGATCGAGCTTGCGCCAGGAATAGCGGCTGCGTCCGGTTTCACGCGCGAAGAAAGCAGCGATTTTGTCGCGCCAATGAATTTTCGGAATGAGCAATTGGCCAAGAAAACGCGACAGAACGCCGGCATGGCGGCCCTGCAGTCGTTCGATCTCGGCCGCCTCGGCAATTGCGGCGGCCCAGGCGGCGTGATTTTTTTCACCATCGGCACCCACAGCCTTGCGGTTACGCCAACTTTTTGGCGTCGCCGATCCGGCTTCCAGATGATTGTCCAGGGAACCATCTCGCCCGGGTTCTGCGTCCTGATGCAGCTTGCGATAAACGCCGATCGAGCTTTCCGTTGCCTTGCCGAGCCGAGGCTCATGCCTACCAATCGCAACCTCCGGTAACGTTCCGATCTGCGCCGACACCAACATGTCGTTGACAATGAGATCCTGCGCCAGGCCGAGACGCGTTTCATCAAGGGGCAGTACGAGCCCGTCGGCATAGAGAAGCTGGCCCGACCGCCGCAGGAGCGTCGCAAGATGCATATGGTCGAGAATGCAATGAGCGATCAAATGCGCCATCAGATATTCGCGCTGTGACAGGGGGAGCGCGAAAAAAGGCTCGGGATTGAGAAAGAGCGAAAACCCATCCGTGCCGGCGATATCCACATGCTCAGTGAAATAGGCCAGTTCATTGTCGATGGTGGTCATTAACGCGTAAAGAACATGCGAAAAGGCCGGGCATCGCCAGAGAAAGGCGGCGCGGGTTTCCCCCCAGGCCTTCTGCTGCGGCTCACTCAAGACAACGAGAGGCAGACTGGAGATCTCGCGCTCCCCATCTGCCAGGATGATTGTCTCTTCCCCCGGCATGGGCGCTTCAGCGTCCATATTGCAAGAGATTGATCATACCGGCATTTTTCTTCGTCCAGGCCATGACGTCTTTATTGGCGATCAGAACGGGGCTGCGTTTGAAAGCGGCCTTGCCAAAAGCCATAGCCATATCGACCGGCAAGCGCTCGACATATTTGATGATCGATCCGATCGTCTCACGCTCGGCCCGCGCCGCGAGGAAAAAGGCGACGAGCATTTGCTCGTCGATCTTCGCCGGCAGCAAGGCGCCTTCGGGATCCTCGACGATCTCCTCGAGCGAAGGCAATTTCAGGCGCGTGGCGATCATGGCGAAGAGTTGTCTTTGCGCCGCAAGGCCAATCAGGCCCGCGACTTCGATCGCCATATCCGGATCATCGATGGGCACGGCGTCATCGGGACCCGTCAGCGCCTGCATGAAACGATCGGCAAGAACCAAAGAGCGCGGCGTGCACCAGGGCCCCTGCACTTCCGGCACCTCGCTCGCAAAGACGATCGTTGGATTGAGCTTGGTGAAGGCTATGGCCTCCGCCGAGACGCCATTTTGCACCGCCCAATGAATCCAGCTCTCGATATCGTCCGTGATCTCGATTTCCATCCGGCGATTGATCAGATGATCGAGCCGGCGCGTCGAGCCCGAGCGATCCCTGACCCGGTTACCCGCGGTCCAGATCCGCCAGCCGGCCGGAATACGATGCGAGCCGAGCCGCCCCGAAAGCGCACCCTCGCCGAGGATCTTCTTCACATCCACATCGAGCTTGTCTTCCTCATCCACGAAGACAATACCGCCGTCATAATCCTCGAGCGGCCGATTCTCAGAAGTCATCCACCAGAACGGCCGGGTAAATTCGGAATAGGACTTTCCCTCGCGCGTCACGGGCACGAGATAGCCGGTCGCATCCGCGATCGTCAGGCTGCCGCCATTGATGATCACTATGCCGAAATTCTTGCCTGGATAGCGTTTGGCGAGGAGCTCCGGGACTGCCTCGATTGTCGTGGACTTGCCGCGTCCCGGCGCCGATTGCAAATGAATGCAGAGGCCGGATTCATACCAGGCAGGAATGCGCGTGAGAACCGTATCGAGCTTCACAACCTGTGTCCTTGTTTCTCTCGTTTCGCCACTCAACCAAGGGTGAGCGCGAGGATAGCCTTGAATTCATCATAGATTTCGAGACGCCGCGCGGCCGCGGCGCAAAGATCATAAGGATCGGGCGGATCACGCAGGATCGGCAGAAGCGCGAAAAAGGAATCCACCGCCGATTGCCGCGTATAGGTCTCGGTCAGATTATAGAGCGCCTCAATGATCGCATTGCGCGTTGGGTCCTGGTGCCAGCGTGCATTATAGAAACCGCAATCGATGAAGGCGGCATAGGCATAGGCCGCGCCGAAAATTCCACGCGAAAAACTGCAGCGATAGATCCGGCAGTGGATGAACTTGACCTGGGACAGATCCATGTCCTCAAAA contains:
- a CDS encoding VWA-like domain-containing protein, which encodes MDAEAPMPGEETIILADGEREISSLPLVVLSEPQQKAWGETRAAFLWRCPAFSHVLYALMTTIDNELAYFTEHVDIAGTDGFSLFLNPEPFFALPLSQREYLMAHLIAHCILDHMHLATLLRRSGQLLYADGLVLPLDETRLGLAQDLIVNDMLVSAQIGTLPEVAIGRHEPRLGKATESSIGVYRKLHQDAEPGRDGSLDNHLEAGSATPKSWRNRKAVGADGEKNHAAWAAAIAEAAEIERLQGRHAGVLSRFLGQLLIPKIHWRDKIAAFFARETGRSRYSWRKLDRHMIVRGIGAPARIGEGANLIIIGVDSSGSVTEASLRLFLTEISGILDALAPRRLLVIWCDAVIQRMDELEAAEQLLAIRSLGAPGGGGTSFVPVFDYIAEQDLVPDALIYLTDGEGLFPDEAPDYPVLWGSVADHEAYPFGEVVRLCP
- a CDS encoding pentapeptide repeat-containing protein, translated to MGETPQIFSHRIITQEDLPAVDGPPAWTFEYCDLRNLNFEDMDLSQVKFIHCRIYRCSFSRGIFGAAYAYAAFIDCGFYNARWHQDPTRNAIIEALYNLTETYTRQSAVDSFFALLPILRDPPDPYDLCAAAARRLEIYDEFKAILALTLG
- a CDS encoding glutathione S-transferase family protein; protein product: MKAALTLYDLAGAEPDRRFSPYCWRTRLAIAHKGLTVETIPWRFTEKEALAFSGQGKVPVLVDGARTIADSWAIAEYLEDTYPDRPSLFGDGQGRALARFINHWTDSVLHPAIARLILADIHAHLHEKDQDYFRMTRERFFGATLETVCQDREERVLSFRQGLAPLRATLAAQPFLSGDRPAYADYIVFGAFQWARATSPFALLASDDPIAAWRGHMLDAFDQLARQTPGYDHNINGR